The following nucleotide sequence is from Glycine max cultivar Williams 82 chromosome 9, Glycine_max_v4.0, whole genome shotgun sequence.
CAGTAGAATGAGAAGCTTAATGTAGTACTTAACTCATCTAATAGACTAatcttttatgtttgattttcttttgtgCTTTTAAGTCATAACAATTGGTACTTTCATTCAGTGTTGGGCTATGGAAAGGCTGGATTAATGTGTAATGTACCAAATATTGATAGATGAGTGAAGATATtaatataaaggaaaaattaaaggGTTATCATTGGGTTAGTGTGCATGGAGTGAAGCCACGTCAACTCTTAATAGAGGTAATAATTTGTATGAATCCTACATTGAGTAGAGTGAGAAATTTAATGTGGTACTTGAATCATGACTCATGAACATTTTAGGTTGGACTCTCCTCATCaatttaagttataaaattttcaatgctCTAGAGTATGTATACCTTCTATTGAAATTATGACTTGATATTTGGTTATCTTTTCCCGACTTGAAAACTATTCTAATTAAGATGAAAAAATAAGAGGAAATTCTGAAATTAAGGGTACCAACTGTCAAAAGTTACTACAAATGCTTGTGATTCTATCAGTTGTCTTCTATGATTATTCATTAAGCTACCTTACTTAGGCTTATAGAGAACTAGGCTTATGGAGAACTAAATGTTGTTTCAAAAAGAGGTAGGTAGAGGTTGATCTATAGTAACTATAGTAGCCGAAATTGTATATGATCATAAAAATGAGGTGGATTTTGCAATGATTTTGATTGTCCAAGTATTACTGAAATTATTACATATTAATACGAGCAAATGTCCTAATACAGTACtacttttattttcctttttttttatattttccattGTCAATCTCAGATTGTGCAAccacagaaagaaaaaaaaaatcaacatgatACGAAAAGAAGATAACTAATTGGTAGGATTTTAATTAAGAAGGGACAGAGAACTTACGAGTGGACACCAAATGAAGGAGAGGCCTTCTAAACTGAGCTGAACCAGCCCTCTGAAACATTCGTGGGAAAGATGTTGAATGTGTTAAGGCCATTTTTCTGCAAAGACAACATACAATACAATACAATATTACATCTTTCAGTAATTAGTTAAGCATGCACTTTAAAAAGCTCGACAGATATGAGAGCATAAAAGCATCTTCAGTCAGTGGAAGAATCCATTTTAGGTTCTTGGATCACTTTATGAGTCCTATAATGTCACATAAGATGTAAGAATTCTGTTCATTTTTTGCTCTGGTGGTAAACCCCAATTTGAATTCTTGGGTTATTTTTTCTGGGATTCATACTCGAAATTAGTTagaaaatagacaaaaaaaaaataacatttttgaaaaaaaaaggaattcttGGGAGTTTTTTCCCTAAAATTCAATCTCCATCATGAAAAACTCTTAAACAAAAGTAGTAGTAGATCTGGTAAACAGTGGTTCTTGAGCTCAATAACTTAGCTCAAAAACCCCTGTTAAGGGATGCTTTGACAATCTTCTAAGTCAGAAATGACTTGTTAGGACTTACCTaaaagcaaagaaaaagaatgtgtCAATAAAAGCAGAGTCCTGTAGTAGCAGAAAAGTGATATAGCTTGATTGAAAGTGAATCacagttaaaattaaaactaaattttgaaGATGCATGCATGTTAAGATGTATACAACATGACTAGCTAAATGacagtaaatattttaaagagaaTTATATAACGAAAATGTAGAGAAATGTTAACACCAATGCCGCCACAATCTCTAGCATGTTCTTCAATAAATTTTCTACTATTGACTAAAAATTGGTtggaaatcataattttttatggatcttattttttatttaatgaattcctattttgattttgtattttttttaataaattttaactaataataaataaaaataatataaaataaaatgtattattaacattccttaaatattatatatatatatatataaacataatttgATAGGTAAAACATAAATACCTATAAACTTGACAACTTTATTTTCCCTTGTTTTGCTACAATTATTCTCTTGCTTTTGGGAGGGAGAGGGGCTCAATAAATAaccttgagatttccactaggAAGTAAATTATTAATCTCATTTCAATTACTTTTGGCCCATATCAAGGGGCTGCTCCTTTTTCTTATTCCAAAATTTTCTTCTCACACAATCATAATTCCATTGAACAAAATGCATAACAAAatcaatgaaatcatgatttgGTTGTATGATATACAAGGAAATCTCAATTCTGTAAATCTTTTTGTCACCCTAgacataacaaaaaaatcatgattccgTTGTTATTTTTTACACTCCCTTAACAcaatgaaattatgattttgattttgttgtgttgtttttttaaaatcacaatgaaatcatgattatGTTGTGATTTTCttaaccaaaaaaaagtaatgaaatcatgattccatatatatttttttcagaaaaaaatacaTACGAAATTAAGATTTCATTGTAGATACGTTTATAACAGAATTACAATTCCGTTGAATGTGAATTTGAGAAGGAAATAAAAAGATACCTCAAAGGAGTTGGAGATGGATTGGACGTAGTTGGGAAGTGAAGGAGGAGAGTTAAGGAGAGGAATTGGGAaatagaagaagaggaagagagaaGAGGTTGGGAGGAGAAGGGAGGCaaaagagagaagagggagTGAAGTGCCAGGAAGGGATGGGAACATTCAAATGGGGCAGAATAAGCTTTTCTCCTCTAGGTAGGGACCAAGAGCAACTAGAGTAGAGGCCAATAGCAACACTCTTTCCACCATGAGTCTATGACCCATCACCCAACCGACCAAAAGTAAATTGGgatttctatatatattaagaCCCAAATCCCTAAAGTTAGGTTGGAGAAGATCTAATTAATTAAGGAATATCCTGAGATTCCTAGACAGATAAACACTCACACAACTAATTGACAtcaacaaaggaaaaaagatgGACACTGGTGGGTCCCTGGGTAATGTAACATGTGACAGTACTATATTTCATATACTTACACGCCTATCATTTGAAAACGGTAAAAACTTTATGGTCTGATTATTGGTCTTCTGCACGCCAGAAATTTCAGCACACCTATTCTTGGATAATGTTCTCCCTCTGAAAATATACAAGTTTAGTCAGTTTACATAATTTGTAGTAATCgttaaaaagaaattgtaagAAACACCATAAAAATGTCAAGGGTatgtatgaattttattttctatttttagttttcaaaatgtAATTAAACAATAGACTATGAAGAGTAGGGCAAGACAGAGTGTGAAATTAAAGAAGAGattgaaaaagaggaaaagcaaagaaaacatgagggagaaaaataaaacatctctttttgttcttcttttctataacacttattttggaaagaaaattaaaaccgGATAGATTTTAAACGAGGAATTGACCGGTAAGTGGTATAAAATTATggtaaaaattactttttaaaactaaaaaaatgagatgagaaacatttctttaatttttgcaAATCTATATCATGTCTTCAAAATTGGAACACCAATGACTCAAATCCAAAAGAATTACTGTATATAAGGCCATTGTGCAGAAAACagttgcaaaagaaaaaaaaaacaatagaagtttttcattttcttgtgtaCCTTCTTCTGCTTTCTGGAATTAATATGAGATTTTTCTTCATAAtaataaacttgaaaaatatcCTGTCTAGTGTTCTATATTGCTCCATGTTTGAAGGCTAGAAATGTTTAATTAGGGATATTTCAAGAGATGAATAAATACCCAGACCATATAATATAGCAGAGCATTTAGCAACAACATCTTGGAATAAAAGAGAAAGTATCAGATGTCCGAAAAAagggttttaattttaaaaaaattaaataataactacTCAAAATACCAGAGTTATTTGGTCCAGCTCCAACAAACAAAAACTGCAACAGTAACATAAAGGAAGAGAAGACAGAgaagaggagaaagagaagggaGTGAGCAATAAGAATCAATTATGGTAGAAGAAAAGTTAAGAAACTTTCCCCTTTTGCAGCATGATGGTTGGTTTTGCTTCCAGAATGACAAATTCATCTGCAGAGGGACACAGATGAAGTGAAGTGTTTTGGTTGGTCAAGAACAGTCCAAGTGAAATAGGTGAGTGCATAAATTGATAGAAGGACCTTCTTTACTTTATTTGATTGGCTGCCAGGCTGTGAGTCAAGTCAATGAAATGAttacaaacaaagaaaataagaaaaggaaaagtaaCTTGTACCAATATTCCACTCACAAAAGCTAAGTACGgaaattatgatttttcaattagaattacattttgatctcaataaatcatataataaataaaccaCATAATACGTATATGAATTGATACCCAATAATAATTGTTCTAACTACAACAGTGAGACTGAGAGAATGTTGTGTTTGATGGAAGTACAGGACAAGGAACGAAGGAATCAAGGGGCATGCTTATTGTTAATAGATCAATGGATCAATAGATTGGGTATAAAAAGAATTAGATTAGATAggtaaaatacaaacaaaatggAGACACGTGTTCTACGACcaattttttgaaatgtaatCTTATCtgagtaataaataataacataaccAGCTAGCCGTGGAGGTAGCAATTTCCATATACAAGCAATGAGATCCACaggatattaataaaaaaatgacagaataaaaaaattaacaatataaaaatattcgaAAGTTACTGtaagttagattttttttaaaaaaaaaaattaataagtaattcaataataaaattatccaataaaatataaacatcgaatagaaatattctttttattattagtataaattaatgtaatgcttaattttatttaagatgAATACTATATCATGTTAAAGAAATTTGATGATAATTGATGTAATtcccaaattaatttttttgtcatatttaatgtttgtttattctttttaaataatttagtttttcttaaatcctttaacttttaattaagaatattattAGTTCAGttagttattatataaatttaatattaattttcatttattcataaaaattatattatttaaacctTAAgctctttatatataaaaataattaaaaaataatattctttcttatatttttaatgaatatatgattgcaaaaaaggtaaaaaaataaatagataatcaGTTTGGTGAGTGAATAATGATAAAGAAAGCAGAAACCTAACTTTTATtcaatcatatttaatattttgtctctagttttttttcaatttgatgtAAGAACAAAATCTTTAGTATATTTATCACAAAAGTAAAAATCAGTCAAGAAGGGTAGGCGCATAAACACTTCAAAAAAAAGGGTAGGTGCATAATTGCATACGTTCACTTGATTTTCATTCATATCGTGGGCTATTTTCCTAAAAGATAACTTATACATTTTCAGtacagacaaaaaataaaacaaaacaaaagggtAGGTGCAAATTTCAATTGATTTATGGGAAGGCCGAAGACAAGTTCCTACGTTAAATTTTCACATGTTCTTGTCAAGTGAAAATTAATATTCACTTCTCTTTATATGAAGTAAGCAAGTGGGGTCATGGAACTTCACATGTTCCTACGTTAAATTTTCACATGTTATTGTCAAGTGTGCATTTATAAAGATAACAGTACAGTCCCACTACAACGTTGTACTCCCACCGTCAGACATCAGAGATGCAGCAGCTGCAGCAGCTGTAGGAACAACACCGGTTGAAATGCCTGGTTTCGACAGGTGGAGAAGCCTGGGAAATTCACACCAAACAGTTACATATGTAAATGATAAATGTGAACGAACATTCTAAAAGCATGATTATTTTTCTGCAAACTCAAAGGGTTGCTAATTTTATCCACCTAAATTGACAACCAGTAACTAATTCTAATATGATGGTAAGACGACCTTAGACAGTCATAAGTGAGCAATACCAAACAAGCAAGACAAAGTTATTCAATCTATGACCCGTTAGCCAAATATGGATGAAGTTCACAATATAGTAAACCTGCCGGTTACTAGTAGCTCCAGGTTCTAGGTGAGTAAAATATTTGCACTTAGTATAGAAAAATGTGCAATTGAGAAAGCAAGAAGAAACTTACGGTGCAAGGTATTCACAAAAGGATGACACAGCAGCCGCAACTTCAGTGTAGGTTTCAGCAGTTGCAGGTGCTGTTACTTCAACCATTTGTATACCAGGTGTTACTGGCACGGCCTCGTCAGTTGCATGCAGCTTCAGCATTTTATTGATTGATGAAACCGTTACAGTGATTTGTGCACCCCTGTGGAAATTGAAGGAAAATCCCACCCTCAACAGCTCATGGTCTAACTTGTACCCCAGTGTATAAAACATGCGCAGTGCATTCTTGCTTGTTTTGCTTTCCACCATTGACCTAACCAGAACAGAAATTTGCTCTGCGCCTGCTCCCCTCATTGCACCACCTACATGTTTAACAGTCCTGAACAACCCATCAAGCATAAATTAAATGTGTATATGATTTATGGAAAAAAGTTGTATTGAGTTTTTGATAGTGAAGTTGCATGGTTTACCACGAAGGTTCAGCTTGCTCTAGGTCACACAACAGTCGAACCTCTGAGGCTACAGTACCTAGAAATAAAGACCATAAAATTGTATGATTAATTGGAGAAAAGTCAAAATATACTCAAGAAAACTGGACATATAGACTAACTAATTCAAAAAGTACACAATAATGTTGAGGACTTCAGGGAATTATTATGGAATTGAAAACATTAAATCTCCATCTTGTAGATGCAATACAGAATAAACCTCCTCTTGGACAAGTATAAATTTCTTCAAAGAACAGATAGAGAAACAACACCATGACATGTAAAACTGAGTCAATACAAAATACCATTATTTGTCAAAAAAGGAGCATGGCACATGGCATTTACATACTAGTCCACTGAAAATGCTTAAGGGTGCACTTGATGCACATTGAAGAACAGTACAAGTTAAAAACAGCTCAAGAAGCCAAGTCACatcaaattattttcctttgtcTGCCGTTTGGTGGTCCATACATAGCACAGCTGCAAACAGTTCTAGATATGGAGTAAAGTTCACGTTGGGTATGAGCCTGATTGGTGGCTTGCTGGCTGTTCTCCATTGGGGTTAGTTTTAATGAGGTTTAGCTAAATTGAgggtatttttactttttaattttttggaactttgtaCTGTCTAGCCCTTCACTTGATAGCATATCAAATGCATTCTAAATGAAAATGTCACTGCATATACTGAAACGAACATTTAACGGAGATTACACATTATGTGCAAACagcatacaaaaaatattaagttgtaTAATTTTACAGTGGCCAGAAGCTAAGCACACATGCCATTCTGGACTACAAATTCCAGGCTTCCAAGGAATCCTGCGTATTTCCTCATAATTTGAAGCAATTTTCCAAAATTGCATTTGGAGACTTGGGAGGGAGTAAATTGGGTAAGGCTCTGGAGAGAAGCACTATTTTTTTCTGCTTTGGTGGAGTAGGGTGAAGGATAATGCTCTTTTCCTCTATCCTCGGTGCTGTTCATCTCATATGTGCTCTCATATTCTCAGGGGCTTGCTTCTTAGACACATTAAAATTGAAGGCTTCGTTGTATGGGTGTTTGTTTCCCAGGTTCCTAATGTAAGTTATATTATATCATACTTGTCTTTCCCAGGATAATGATATTCTTTTCCCCTTtgttagtaataaaataaatttcatagcAGCAAAAACATATGGAAATTTTGTTGGCCACAAAATagcaaaatatttaaacaaaacacTCACCTAGATGTTGACCACTCTTGAGGCATATTTCATGGATCCTCAATCGTTCTCTCTGAACGCCACATAGTCCTTGAAGAAGAATCTCCAAGGCCTCAACATGCTgcaaaagataacaaaatattaacCGCCAAGGTTGTCTCACACAGCCAAAAACATGAAAGTTTCCTTCTGAAAAAATGCAATACTAACATAACATACtaacaaaatatcttaaaacATTTGTATGCATTTTATTTGAGAAAGGGGTCCATTCAGGTGGCTACTCAATCTTTTCCTTACTGCCTAGAGCCTCGGGCATTTGGGTTACTAGAGCATTAAGTTACTTTTCATGGGtagaattcaaatattaaatgcaAGTAACACGCAAGCAATCACATTCAGCATTCTTAAAACACGAGTGGGAAAATAGAGATTATGGCATTAACATGAAACAGGATGATTTATAATAGCCAAATCCTGCATCTAAAATTTCTAACATCAAGAGATGGCTAAGCCAGATCAATTTAATTCCAATACATCTCCCAtattcttgaaagaaaaagcaATTTCCAATTAActattcaacaaaaacataaactCACCTGTGTCTCTATAATTCCCTGAACCACGCATTCCATATCCACCTTGCACAGCTGCATTGCACAAGAGATGTATGTATTATTTATGCAATCTAACACTTTCGATAAATCCATCCAATATTTATACAGATAAAACAGAGAAAAAAGCTTGTTGCTCCAACTGTACTACATAGTCTGCATTGGCATAAAATGCCAACAGTTGCTTGTGACTGTTTGAGTTGTGAGTGAGATAGAGAGAGTGGTGTCGAGATGAGTTTCTACTTCTAGAGTTCTAGATGCATACTACTACACTGGGAATCACCAACAAAGCAACACTGCTCAATATTAGACTTGAAATCAAAAGATGACCTTACTGTTTATAACATGCTAAACCAACAATAGAACCCCAAATGTCAAAGAAATGCAGAGAACCTCATCGATAAAAAGGAAAACACAACTTGAAAAGATAAGAGGGAGTAGCGAACAATGGGCAAAGGCATTTCTAGCTCACATGAAGGCAAAGTGAGAAAGATGTGCAAAAACAGTTGGCATGCAAATTTAAATTGAACAATTACACATTTGGTACAAGTGTTTAACTGCTTCACTCCCCTCTCCTCATCTTTTCCTTCTCTTAACCTATTATCTGAGCAGAGTGAGCTTCATCCTAGTTAACAAGAAAGGGAATAGATATGAATGGGGGTGGGGTCGGATTAATAAATGATCCTAAGGAAAACTAAAAAGTATATGATCATTGAGCAGAGATGAGAGAATGCATATTTACATTTTGATCACAGATCGTAAAATATCCTGCTCTTTAATTTTGCCTAAAATTTTCTGTTTCACCCTCTGTGTTACTGTGTACAAGCAGGGTGAATAGACCAGAACACAATGCTTATAtctataattaagaaaatttggaTTGTACAAGCAGAGGCTTCATTCGAACACAGACTACAGAAAAATCTACACAATATgtgggaaattgaaattctagaAACCAAAAACACGTATTTTGGGTTACAATATATACAGCAAAAACTCAAGAAtagttcttttcttttcagCTTTTTCTATTCACGTGCACACAAGGAGTGATAGAAAGCAAGAGGAAGATACAGaacaaaaagacaaagaaaaggtGCAACATACAGATTAAGCCACGAAAAGAAAAGCGGTTGAGCACATATAAAACCAAAACACCCTGCATATTTGTATTTAGCCATGTATTTTTTCAATGCTATGTTAGACAccacaaaaagaagaaattataaaacttcATAGTGGGAGATTATGTTTGCTCACGTACCTGTCCCTACAACTTCGAATGAGAGGAACTAAGGAAAGGCGTCAACGGAACTATGGAACCACCGGAAAGAATAGCTGCCAAACAAGAGAGGAGATAACAACCCTAGACGAGGCAGGAAGAAGAGGAAAATGGGGGGTCTAACTAAGTGGTGTAGACAATAGAGgggtttaaagaagaaaaaaaggggtaCAAGGGGGTGtactttttaaataagaaaaaggcGCATAACGGgtaatcaacaaaaaaaggagTATAGGGGTGTATATAGCAAGTGACTTTTATttattgtctctttttttttttttttttacggtaaGAGGAATACTTTTATTATCACGTCGTCTCCATATTTAAatctaaagataaaatataataataaataagacacttttaataatataagaaattttatatgaaaattaatttaaaatttttatagttaaattagaGTTTAATAGACATGTATGATTTGTGTAAAAGTTtctgtattatattttttttaatataatttatataataattattataaaaattaataattttattatatataacaaatttttattaaataaaaatataatttatgtatatattatttatttattaaattataattaaaaaaaaaattatcaaaatttataagttatttttattcattttatgacTCTAATTATTCACTAGCATTATGGTGTCCAATGGCTTCTGTAACTTCGCGACTGAAAGTGTCGGCTACCACGTCaagaacaataaaaagaaaaatattaatgaaaaattaaatatttgataacaaattaaaaatgaaaagttttgaaaaaaaaattatatattttatgtgttaGGTGTGTGGTGAGGGGTAGAGACGAGAGAGAGAAAGTAAAGGGAAATTCCTTCTTCGAGGGAAGGGCCTCCTAGACTGGGTAGAAGCTTGTAATATTGCATGCCTTTATTTGATATAACGCAGTCATATATATACTGCTTAGTGGTACATGCAGGTGGTTACAACTGCCCTAACGGACTTAACAACTTGTAACGATATTACACATGTGCCTATTAGTAACCATTCGCACGTGCTGCATGTGCCTTTAGCTGACGTAATCGCGTAAGTGTTTGGGCCTGGTGATTGTCCTCGTGGGTCTGTCCATGGAAGTTCCTGATATGGAGGTCCCTGGTTCTGCTGCTGGTCCTTCGTGAAGACTGCGACTGCTAACAATACTCTCATCCCCTATcaccaccttgtcctcaaggtggtagGCTTCGCGGATATCGGCCCATGGTTCCCAAGTGGTGTCCTCCGGGGGTTGACCGTCCCATTGAACGAGAACCATTGGAGTAGGTGGTGATGTCACGCTATCCATTTTAGAGTCGAGAATGCAAAGAGGGTTTGGCACTGGTTTAAGGCCGATGACCTGTAGAGGCCAGGGCTTGTCTGAAGGTGGAGGTGGACCATGGTAGGCGCGTAGCAGGGAGCTATGGAAGACGGGGTGGATGCGGGAGTCCTCCGGAAGTTGAAGACGATAAGCAACTGCCCCGACTCGAGCAATGATCTGGAAAGGTCCGAAGAAGCGTTTGGATAGCTTCGAATGGGTTACTCCGGTGACGGATTGTTGCCGGAATGGTTTGAGCTGAACATACACCCACTGACCCACGTTGAAGGTAACATCATCTCGTTTCATGTCAGCGTAGTGTTTCATAGCTTCCTTTGCCTTTCTCAAACGTCGTTGAAGTTTCTCGTGAATGTGTTGACGAGAAGTGATGAGGGAGTCAACAACTTCGTTGTTAGTCATGTCGGGAATGTAGTGAGGAACTACTGGGTGTGGTCTGCCATAGATGACTTCGAAAGGAGTCAGGCCGGAGCTGGAATGGAGCGACGTGTTGTAGGACCACTCTGCAAGTGCCAGGTATCGGAACCAGCTTGATGGTTGAGAGTGAACGAAGGAACGTAGGTATTGTTCCAAAACTATGTTCATTACCTCAGTCTGGCCGTCGGACTGCGGGTGGTACGCCGTGCTCATGCGGAGGCGGGTACCACTGAGTCTAAATAGCTCACGCCAGAAGGAGCTTATGAATATCGGATCGTGATCTGAGACTATACTCTTCGGGAAGCCGTGATGTTTACAAACCAAATCCAGAAATAGGGTTGCGACTTTAGCTCCGGTTTTGTACTGAATATTGTAATCGTAGCCAAGCAATTTAGAGAGGTAATAGTGTTGCTCAGGCGTCTGTATGACCTGAGTCATGAGTTCCCGGAGACTCTTATGGTCCGTCATGATGGTGAACGGTCGTCCTAAGAGGTATTGCCGCCATTTGCGGACAGCTGTGATTATGGAGTGTAGCTCTCGGATATATGTAGAAGCGAGAAGGAGACGAGGGCCAAACATTTTGCTGAAGAAGGCTAGTGGGTGCCCTTGTTGCATAAGCACGGCTCCCATGGTTGTTGCAGATGCGTCAATTTCGATGATGAAGGGCTCGAAGAAGTTTGGTAGTGCTAGGACAGTTGCGCTCGTCATTGCTACCTTGAGGTGATCAAATGCTGCTTGGGACGAAAGAGACCATTCAAAGGCATCCTTGCATAACAGGGTCGTGAGTGGTGCCGCGATTGATGCATAGCCTCTTACGAACTTCCTGTAGAATCCTGTGAGGCCTAGGAAGGCACGTAGATCCTTGGGTGATGAGGGTGGAGGCCATTGGGTGATAGCTTGAACCTTAGATGGCTCTGGTTCAACCCCTTTGCCGGAAACGACATGACCCAAATACTCCAATTTTCGCTGCGCGAATAAGCACTTGGTCTCCTTCAAATAGAATTGACCTTGGACCAGAGCTTGGAAGATGGTGCGCAGGTGTGTGATATGGGAAGCAAGGGAGTCACTGTATACTAGGATGTCGTCGAAGAAGACGGTGGCGAAGTGGCGTAAGAAGGGCCCGAGGAGGCTGTTCATGGCGGCCTGAAAGGTGGACGGCGCATTACACAACCCGAAGGGCATAACGAGATACTCGTAGTGCCCGTGGTGTGTTCTGAATGCCGTTTTCTCGATGTCAGCCTCGttcatttgaatttgatgaaaGCCTTGCCTTAAATCCAATTTAGAGAACCATGTAGCGTGCCCTAGCTCATCTAGTAGTTCATCTATCGTAGGGATAGGGAAGCGGTCACGGATGGTAACAGAGTTTAACGCTCGATAATCTACACATAGCCTCCACGTACCATCTTTCTTTTTGACGAGGAGAACGGGAGATGAATATGGGCTGGTGCTCGTGCGTATTAGGCCGGCGGAGAGAAGCTCTGATACCTGTTTCTCAATCTCAGCCTTTCGATAATGTGGGTAGCGGTACGGCCTGACATTTACTGGCGCAGTTGTGGGTGGGAGGGTGATACGATGGGTTATCTCGCGTGAAGGTGGGACGCCTTGGGGGTTTTGGAATAAGTGTTGGAACTGGGGAAACAGAGTGGCAATGGCGGGTATGGGGTGGGTTGGTGATGTAGAAGAATGTGTGGTTAAGCTGGAGGGTAGGATGGCCAAGTGAAATAGGGCCGAGGTTGACCCAGTGCGTAATAACCGTTTGATCTGGGGCGCGGATACGGGTTCAGGCCCAATCTCAACGTCTGCATGTAACTCAATGTTACGGCCCAAATGACTGAACTTCGTAACGAAGGTGGTGTAATCAGTCGTAATTGGCCCAAATTGCTTCAACCATTCTATATCGAGGACGGCGTCGGCACCGCTGATCGGAAGTAAGTGAAATGTGATTTCGAAGGGATGACCTTGGAGAGAAAGCTGTGGGCATACTTGGCTGCAGTCGAGAACGGACCCATTTCCGACGAGGACGCGGAGGGGATGTGTGGGCTGTGTCGGGAGATGGAGGAACTGCGCGACCCTGGGTTGAAGGAAGTTGTGTGTACTTCCGCTGTCAATCAAGACGGTGAGGTGTGCTTGTTTGATGACGCCGTAAAGGCGGAAAGTATCTGAAGATGAGAGGCCCGATAGTGCGTGAAGGCTCACGTGTGGGTAGTCGGATTCGATTGGAGGATCAAGCTCGCCGGAGTTGGTAATCTCGCCTTCGGGTGGGGAGGTGGAATCGAGCTCGGGTTCTGGAGTAGAACTGTCTGCGATGAACAGTTGGATTTGCCCCTTGCAGCGGTGGCCGGAGCTCCATTTTTCGTCACA
It contains:
- the LOC100803031 gene encoding mediator of RNA polymerase II transcription subunit 18-like isoform X2 — protein: MECVVQGIIETQHVEALEILLQGLCGVQRERLRIHEICLKSGQHLGTVASEVRLLCDLEQAEPSWTVKHVGGAMRGAGAEQISVLVRSMVESKTSKNALRMFYTLGYKLDHELLRVGFSFNFHRGAQITVTVSSINKMLKLHATDEAVPVTPGIQMVEVTAPATAETYTEVAAAVSSFCEYLAPLLHLSKPGISTGVVPTAAAAAASLMSDGGSTTL
- the LOC100803031 gene encoding mediator of RNA polymerase II transcription subunit 18-like isoform X1, with the protein product MDLSKVLDCINNTYISCAMQLCKVDMECVVQGIIETQHVEALEILLQGLCGVQRERLRIHEICLKSGQHLGTVASEVRLLCDLEQAEPSWTVKHVGGAMRGAGAEQISVLVRSMVESKTSKNALRMFYTLGYKLDHELLRVGFSFNFHRGAQITVTVSSINKMLKLHATDEAVPVTPGIQMVEVTAPATAETYTEVAAAVSSFCEYLAPLLHLSKPGISTGVVPTAAAAAASLMSDGGSTTL